A DNA window from Actinomadura coerulea contains the following coding sequences:
- a CDS encoding response regulator — MESARRVVIAEDEALIRLDLKEMLQEDGYEVVGEAGDGETAVRLAGELKPDLVILDVKMPVLDGISAAERISAERIAPVVILTAFSQRELVQRATDAGAMAYLVKPFSKTDLTPAIEMAVSRYTELRALEAEVAGLQERLDTRKVVDRAKGLLQKAHGWSEPEAFRWIQKTSMDRRLTMRAVAEAVVAGASGGPDESAAG; from the coding sequence GTGGAGAGCGCTCGGCGGGTTGTGATCGCGGAAGACGAAGCCCTGATCAGGCTGGACCTGAAGGAGATGCTTCAGGAGGACGGCTACGAGGTGGTCGGGGAGGCCGGTGACGGTGAGACGGCCGTCCGGCTCGCCGGGGAGCTGAAGCCCGACCTCGTGATCCTCGACGTGAAGATGCCGGTGCTGGACGGCATCTCGGCGGCCGAGCGGATCTCCGCTGAGCGGATCGCGCCGGTGGTGATCCTCACCGCGTTCTCCCAGCGCGAGCTCGTCCAGCGGGCGACGGACGCGGGCGCGATGGCCTACCTCGTCAAGCCGTTCTCCAAGACCGACCTCACGCCGGCGATCGAGATGGCGGTGAGCCGGTACACCGAGCTCCGTGCGCTGGAGGCGGAGGTCGCGGGGCTGCAGGAGCGGCTCGACACGCGCAAGGTGGTCGACCGCGCCAAGGGGCTGCTTCAGAAGGCCCACGGGTGGTCCGAGCCCGAGGCGTTCCGGTGGATCCAGAAGACCTCGATGGACCGGCGGCTCACGATGCGGGCGGTCGCCGAGGCGGTCGTGGCGGGCGCCTCCGGAGGCCCTGACGAGTCCGCCGCGGGCTGA
- a CDS encoding branched-chain amino acid ABC transporter substrate-binding protein, which yields MRRNMMRITGAVAVSAALALSAVACGDGDSDSGNGNEVTIGFMGDLTGENSGLVIPPKQGAQLAIEQYNATNPKVKIKFKTYDSQGKPEQATTLAQGAIKNDKIVGLIGPAFSGESQSVAPILEEAKVPSVSPSATNITLGEKGWKYWHRVVADDAVQSDGAANFLVNSVKAKKLFTVSDNQDYGKGLADAIGKAAGAKGVQTQTDAVDDKATDYSSTVNKINQFKPDAVYFGGYYAVAGRLFKQLREAGYKGKMMSGDGSLATGLIEGAGQANAQGALLSCGCLIDAEGKTNPKAKKFADDYKAKFNSEVAIYSTEGFDAATAFIEAVKAGKTEPEDINSFLKTEDIQGVGKQIKFAENGELAAKDIFIYEVKDNKLPLLGNSNEAKVS from the coding sequence TTGCGGCGCAACATGATGAGGATCACCGGCGCGGTTGCGGTGAGCGCGGCGCTCGCGCTCAGCGCCGTGGCGTGTGGTGACGGCGATAGCGACTCCGGCAACGGCAACGAGGTCACGATCGGGTTCATGGGTGACCTGACCGGTGAGAACTCGGGCCTGGTGATCCCGCCCAAGCAGGGCGCGCAGCTGGCCATCGAGCAGTACAACGCCACGAACCCGAAGGTCAAGATCAAGTTCAAGACCTACGACAGCCAGGGCAAGCCGGAGCAGGCGACGACGCTGGCGCAGGGCGCGATCAAGAACGACAAGATCGTCGGCCTCATCGGCCCCGCGTTCTCCGGTGAGTCGCAGAGCGTCGCCCCGATCCTCGAAGAGGCCAAGGTCCCGAGCGTGTCGCCGTCGGCGACCAACATCACGCTCGGCGAGAAGGGCTGGAAGTACTGGCACCGGGTGGTGGCCGACGACGCCGTGCAGAGCGACGGCGCCGCGAACTTCCTGGTGAACTCGGTGAAGGCGAAGAAGCTCTTCACGGTGTCGGACAACCAGGACTACGGCAAGGGTCTCGCCGACGCGATCGGCAAGGCCGCCGGCGCCAAGGGCGTGCAGACCCAGACCGACGCGGTCGACGACAAGGCGACGGACTACTCCTCGACCGTCAACAAGATCAACCAGTTCAAGCCGGACGCGGTCTACTTCGGCGGCTACTACGCGGTGGCGGGCCGGCTGTTCAAGCAGCTCCGCGAGGCGGGCTACAAGGGCAAGATGATGTCCGGCGACGGCTCGCTGGCGACCGGCCTGATCGAGGGCGCCGGCCAGGCCAACGCGCAGGGCGCGCTGCTGAGCTGCGGCTGCCTGATCGACGCCGAGGGCAAGACGAACCCGAAGGCCAAGAAGTTCGCCGACGACTACAAGGCGAAGTTCAACTCCGAGGTCGCCATCTACTCGACCGAGGGCTTCGACGCGGCGACGGCGTTCATCGAGGCGGTCAAGGCCGGCAAGACCGAGCCGGAGGACATCAACAGCTTCCTGAAGACCGAGGACATCCAGGGCGTCGGCAAGCAG